TGGAGCCTTAGTCCGTACCATGAAAAGCTATGTGCAAATTTAAGAAACAGTAATACAATTATTTTGCTCTGGTGCACAGGGAAGCAGCACCAAACTGACGGCACAAACGTATTTGCTCGTGGTACCAAGACTATGGGTGGGGTTAGAAATCACTTCACTAAATGGCTTTTGAAGCTGTCGTCGACAGTCTTTCATTAGGGCTTTTTAGACACCGCAAAGCTAAATTAGTCACACCTTTATTTGAACAGACTTTCCTCACCCACCTCTGCAAAATCACCCCATGCGCTCAGATTCTCAGCTCCATCATTAGCTGCCCGGGGTAGGGGGCTAGCGACGTTCACACAGAAAAGATGCAAAGATGCACTTCTCAGTAACAGCCTCCCCCAGCGACAGTGACAAGGCAAAGCTGCAAAATACAGACATGCGAGCCTTAAAAGCCTGACTTCATTTTGTTCCTCTATTCCCACACCTCACTGGAAGCTGGCAGCAAAAAGTCTCAGTTTGCAGATTTTGCAGACAGACGTTTGGGAAGGACTCACACtggcagaaagaagaaagcGATGGAGCAAAACAGCCACTGGAATTGAGAAACGGAGAGAAAGCAGGATGAAGCAAATGGAAGAGTACAGAAAGCCTGCCACGTGAAAATAAGATAAAGAGAGGGATGAGTTACTAGCGGATGATGGAAAATTTAAGAGGAAGATGGAAGATTATAACAGAGGAAACAAAAGTGGGAGGAAGCAGTCATGGGACATATAGGGATAAATACAGCTGTAAAAgggtggggaaaaaatcaaaaccacatttacacccatttttcttcctaacaaCAGGGATTAAAGATTTGCATAGGGAATATGTCTGAATCAGTTTAAAATGCTGCATGAGAAACACCAGAAACCAAAATATGAGGTTAGCAACGTGTCCTGTTTTCAGCCCCAGAACTCAAGCgactccagcagctctcaggcaATTGCTTTCTGCAGTGATTCAGTGGAGTCAGGCACAGGGGAGTTCTGGTTTCTCCTGGAGACTGTGGTTTAAACCTGGAGTTGCCAGAAACAGCAGACAGAAAGGGACCTGTGTGGGTTCTGAACACTTGTCTCCACTTGTGCTTATTTTCTGTTGTCACTTTTTTCCTTATGCACTTTTCCCTACAAAGCACACCAGTTACTGGGCTTGGGTAATTCCTAACACCAATGGAGCACATATCCACCTTAGATATATATTTAGTTTCTTCCCACAACTTGTGCTAGCCCACCTGAAAGATGTAAAATCTTACTCTTTTGAAGAAACTACCAAAAGTGCACATAGAGAGTCTATTAATCTGCTTCCCCAAACCTACAGAAAAGGACCACGAGGAGCAAGCACCAGGGAAGTGAAGGTGATAGTAGGTTTGCAGCCCTCAGCCCTGCTTTACTGCTCTCTTGAAGGTCACCTTTTTACTTCTAATGACAATGAAATGGAAGAGTAAAGGGAAGtaaaattaattgtaaataaatatttagaagtggaataaaatattttctatccAGCTCCTCTTGGGTGCCCAAATGAACATTGTCTGGGTTCAGTTGCTAGGGTTTGTTTTCAGAGCAAAGAGGAAACAATCACTGGGATGTGCTCTGGAGCTAAACAGTTCTTGCTTTTGTGCTTATTTTGCTGCTGGATCACTGCAGCCACTGAAAATATCTGCTGCCCCTGTGCAGCAGAGAGTTATTTGAAGCTAACAACTCTATTTATGAGTCAAAGTCctattgtttaaaaaagacaaaaaccaaagTAGGTAGAGTTCCTATCTTTGCTCCACTTGACCCACAATGAAGCATCAAAGTTTCTCGCTTTTTTCCACCTCCTCTTCCCAACAAATAAGGATAGAATAGGACAAACAAGGAGCTACTGTTCAGACCTGatcaaaagcagaagaggcaCATCTCTGTTCAAAGGGAGTCTGTCTGCTTCAGATGGTGTGAACGGTCTCAGAAACTCAGAAACTCGTGTAACTCTCTCCCCTCCATGCCGACAAGGCCACCCTTGCTGAGCATTTGCTCAGCCACTGCCAACCTCACCCTAAACACCACCACTAAGGTCAACATGCTCACATCCCCAGTGCTTCAATGCTGAAAGTAAGGACATCAACAGCTGGAGATtgaggatttttgttttctcttttttttttttttttttttttttttttttttttaagcagagcGAGTTGCCAGCCGAGGCAACCATTGCCTATCCTGCAACCTCAGCCTTCAGACTGAAAAGGCATGGGAACCAGTTACACGGCAGGGAACAACCACTGGCTAGAAACAATTTTCTCTGAGTGCAAGTAGTTGATGCTGGTGGTGCCAATCACACACCTTGCAACAAGTACCTTCGCATGTCCCTCGCCTCAGTGTCACTTTCTTTTAGAGTTGCACAGATGCCAGTTTTAATAGCATGCAAGATTTCCAGAAGGCATCTTTCAACCAGGAGAACATGACAGAGTTTTTAATAGCAGCTTAcaagtaataaaaaagtaaCGTATTTTTGGCTATTTAGATAGTGACGTGGCTAAAACAAACTCCTTTGTTTCCAGCAGCTGTTAACAATACCTGTAGGGAGCTGTTCCCAAGGCAGTTATCTCTGGCACTGGCCACAGTAGGATGTAAACAGCATGTATCAAGTTAATGGAAAACATTGTGCAGCCAAATCTGAAAGGAGCAGTGTTTAGCTGGGCCTCTCTCACCGGGATTACGTTCTCACACGCAGCAGCGGGCAGGCCTTGCCAGCAGCCGGGGCTCTGGGCAGCGCTGGCGGAACAGCAGGGCCAGAGGCACCGAGCCCAGGAGGATGTGCAGCGACAGCCCCGGGGTGGGAGCTCAGGGTCAGCGCCCAGGGAACGCCTCCAGCACGGAGCTGGCTCAGGAAGGGTTAGGCTGGAGCCAGCATGTGGCTCTCTGCATCCATCCACACAGACGGACCCTAAGATTGGAAAGATACTGATGGGTTATTTTGAATGACATAGTCCGGGCTTGTACACTGTGGGAGGTGTGATGGGAAccctttctgtctttcttgaTAATTTAATGAGCTGTTGTAATGAGGGATGCACTGAGCCCCTCATTTGTATGCAGTTCCCACATGAGATGTGAATATTAAATTCCTCCAAGTATGAATCAGTACCTCTTACTCCCACAGCTTCCCTCTATCTCTCTAATCTTCACCAGCTCCACAGCTCCAGATTCCCCTCACGGTCCCCTGGGCTCCCCCACTTCACTGCCACCTCAGTAGTGACCAGAGGAGATTGATGCACCCTGGTCACAGTCAGAAGCATCAGCCATTCAGTAGAacaaagctggagaaaaggcaTCTGTTCTTTCTTGAAAGCCAACTGCAACCAGGTGAGTGCTATGCCCTACTAGCCTTCGGGAAAATTGTATGACATGGGAAATTTAACCTACAGGGCATCACTGTCTCTGACACCTGGTAGTTTAAATAATGAATTGGTAATTATAAACCCTTttgacataaaaatgaaatttaaaaagcataaaattttGAGACACACCTTTTGATGGTGAAGGGCTTTCCCATGTAGATTCCACCAGCAGCCATCACTCAGCACTGGCAGACAGCAGGTGCTTGCCACTCCAAATGGGGAGAGACACTCGCCAAACTAGAAAAGTCAGGGGCTAAACAAGTTTGCAAAAAGCAGCAATTCCAGTCCAGAAATCATTTCCATAGCAGAGAGGAGGAAGTGCTCCCTGAGGACAAGGAGGCTGGCtggatttcactttttttctgctgaataGATGTTCTTTTGTATGcagtaaagaaggaaaaataatgggaGAATGGGACAAAATTGAAAAATCCACAATTGCAGTGCAAAAGTCACCACCCGCTCCTGCAAAACAGGCTGTTCTGTATTTCCACAGTCCTGGGAGTTGTAGACCAGAATTTCTCAATAAAGTGTGCTAAGCTCAAAGGCATGAAGATAGCGACAGATCCAGACTTGTTAGTGCCATGAACATTTGTCTTGGCCACAACATCCAGTGTGTACACAAAGTGCTGCGTCTACCATCTAATGCCTTCCGTGTTATACCCAAACCCATGCCGAAAGTCTCACCCCAAAAATGTTCAGAAACTGAAGTTCAATTGCATGTCTTAGtataaaaacaaaccacagtTTCTGCTGTGAAGTCCTTCCCACAGTCACCCACCCAGACTCAGTTGCTTGAGATCTTCAGGACCAAAGCCAAGAGTGTAACAGGAAGGAGAAAGTACAAACCTCATACCCAGTAAATGGGAACTTTATTAAACTACTGAGTTACTCCGAAATGTATAAATGTTCCATTAAATACAGTCAGTTTTCTTTTACACGGATTTATAGAAATTTATTTACATGTTccaaacacatttaaattatttttcaagcttGCTACCAATAGAATTTGTtggtttcttaaaaaaaaaaaaaggaaaaaagtcaatcATCTGCTCTTGCAGATGTGCATACATCCACACAGGTACAAACAAGAAGGGAGATGCTTTTGTATCTAACCCACAAGGGAGGCAGTATCCAAAAAGCTTAtccaaaaagcagaatatttgcCCTTGCAGAAAAGCGGGCTCTATAAATTCTCCCTGTGGGACAGACTCAAACAAGAGGCCCTATGCAATACTTTTTGGTGTTTGGGTATGATGTCTGCATCAAGATTGGCTGGTATGTGGGAGGAGCTAAAGGCCCCTTGCCAGATTCAAACTTAGCTGTTCCTGATACCAGCCCGTGAGACGCATGTGAGCTCATTCTCACTGAATTACACTCTCCCAGCACGAAGGGATAGAGCAGACAAACAGATCTATCACTAGTATGTCAACGCCACTTGTCCGAAGAgaatttcccttttaaaaaaattttattcttaaatgaGGCTTCATTTGTAAATGAACAAAAGGCaactctttaaataaaatgcttagGAGAACAGCACTTTCCCCACCTAAATATATTTCTCTTGGGAAGATGCACAGCATGCTGAGTTTTCCCTCATTCTCTGTATCTTAAGTCTGGCAGAAGTTAAAATTCGTATCTGCAGGGGAAAAGGGGTGTTTTTACTTTGCAAAAAGCTTATCAAATGCTAGTTTAATTCCTTTAAAGTCTTTAAACACTAAAAACCACATTTGAAGCAACCAAAAAACTCTACAAAAACATTGTCATGCGTAAGCTCTGTGTTTCATGCTAAATATTCTTGTTGACAAGGAGAGggagtggaggaggaggaggaggcagggaaacTAATGGCTCAATCAGAGCCATTGCAACATTCAAGTAGTTTGGTAGTATACAAACCAGTGGAAACATGGAATGGTAAGAAAGTGCTCGGCACTGCATTGCAGCCTTCTAGAGCTGAACTGCAAACATCCTGATATGTATCATAAATATATGGCACTTCTGTATGACCAAAAGCTGGCAAGTTTGCTCGTGATCAAAACAAGTCAGGAGTAGTCGTCATGCCAATGGCCCTTCCAACAGGCACAGCCTCCAGCTGTGCTATCCTATGCAGCACCGGCCATATCTACTTGTGCATGCAAGACAATGCTGCCACATTCTTGGAGAACAAGcctcctgcccagcagaaaGCCTTCCCCAGACACACATTCATAAAACATGCTATAAATTCTTCAGGGAGGTTAAAGACAGCCACAAACAGCAAATGTCTTGTTTTACAATTTTTTGGCCAGCAGTTCCCAGTCTGTCCAATTGCCAGCAATGGACTTTGCAACAGGCAAAAAGAGCTCCCAAATCCAAGGAATTCCAATGAAAGCAACGGAAAGCACAATCACCTAAGTTCATTTCAGTACTGTTCCACAGGATTCATTTTGACATCAAATAAGAAACCAACAAGCACAAAGGCTTGAGTCCTAGGAAGAATCTTATGTACACAAAAAAACTGGCCTTTATCCATGTTTTTTGTCACAAAGTGTTTCATCTTGTAGTTAAAACTTCTTAAAACTTTTCAGCTTTTGGTGACCTTTTTTATCACAAATGCAAAGATTTGCTGTTCTGCTCACATTCCATCACAGTAGCTTTAAATACATTCAGATTAATAAAAAAGGATTTAGACCAGAACACAACTACTTGCCCCCTTCCAACAGTGTGCTGTACTTCAATGAGCACATGATGCCATGTATTGGCAAGGTTACTGTTTTAAGGAATTTCACTACAGACATCCAGTGGTTGGACAAGTGTTCACATTCCAAGGTTAAAAAACCCCTCTCCCTTATTTCAATAATGGCTTTAGTATTTTACCAATTGTGGTTCGGTTTGCATCCTTCAGTTTAAGAGATGCCTTTTCCACTGTTCCCTGTTCCTTTGGTGCAGGCTCTGCTTTCGTGCTGACAGCTTCTCCCTGCAGGATGCTCCTTCCAACCACTCTGGCACTACTTGCTCTCTTTAAGGTACTCACACTATTCTCCTTTGGATTTGGATCATCAGAGGTTGCTGCTGGCTTCACTTTAGGCAGCCTCTGGGACACAGACCTGGTAATGGGTGGAGGTCTGGATGAACTGGATAGATCCACTTTTGCACGCTTTGAAGAAGAGGCCACTGTATTCCTCGCAAAGTTTGGGACCGCGGGTGGTGCTTTGGGAATACTGACTGTGGCAACCTTGGTGTCCTCTGCAGGGGTCTGGGGTTTTACACTGGAGCGACACATCTTTGTTTCATCTGTCTTTGATTTGACATTACTTCTAATGGGTTTAGAGCTTGGCTTCTTGAGAGCGACTCTGTCCCTCTCAAAGTGAGCACTGCTTGAGGTGACAGTGCCCCTTCGTAACTTTGGCTCTTCCACTGACATGCTGTGCCTGTAGGGACTTCTTGGCAGCGTGTCTGTTGTGCCTCGGACAGAGCTGCGGTGAGACAGCCGACTTTCCACTGTACTGCTTTCACGAAGGGCTGGCTTGGGTTCTGGCTTTTTCACGCTGCTTGGTGCCCTGTTTGACCGAGAAATAGGCACCACTTTCCTCATACTTTCGTTCTCAGAGGCATTCAAAGTTCTGACAGGtctggaaggagctgtgtggCTAGGCCGAGTGCCACTGGGTTTTGTGGAGCTTTGAGATCGATCTTTTAGAGAGTTTGTCTTTGGTCCTGCtagatctttattttttatgggTTTTTCTTTAGGAGGGGTGTGCTCGCTATCGGCATCATCCTTATCAtttgcagaagcagaaagtgGCAGCTCCTTGTCACAGGTGGAATTCAGATTTGAGAAGAATGACCTAGCCTTGTGTTGAGCATCACTGCCAGAAGAGCATGCTTTGCCAGCCTCACTTCTTATTTCATTGCCTGCCGATTTAAAATCATTTCCCTCTTCAGAGTCCAATGTCAAAGAACAATCAGTCGTGGTATCTGACATGTAGCACACTGGCCCATCTTCCCTACTTCCTGAAACACTTGTATCCATAGACAtagggctgctgctgctgggctctaAAGCTTCATTCTTGCAACCCACTGCCTTGGCTTGATGGTTGCGGGCCTCTCTGGAACTTCTGGAAGCTGGAGGCAGCTCATCATCGGCAGTGCTCAGGGAATGAAAGCTGAGATCATCCAGAGTCTCCAGGTCTGTCCCACCAGCATCCTCTAAATATGTTAAAGGTGCATTCTCTGCACGCTTTGCTCCTTGAATATCAAACTTACATAACCCTTTAACAAGTTCATGCTCCTCAATTGCAAGGGCCAGAGCATTTATATCTGTGGACTCCTCGCAGGACACGTTGGAAGTGTGCACGTTGTAGTCGGTGCTCCTCTGTGAGTAATGGGCACCAGGACCAGCCGAGCCACTGAGGTGACTGGGCTGAGCTGGAGACACCTGCCCTGAGCCACCATTTTTCACTTCCATTTCAGACTGTTGGTGTAAGTGCAAGGTATTTAAGTTGAGATCTCTTGTTTCTTTGGATTCCGTC
This window of the Corvus cornix cornix isolate S_Up_H32 chromosome 4, ASM73873v5, whole genome shotgun sequence genome carries:
- the FHDC1 gene encoding FH2 domain-containing protein 1 — encoded protein: MNIGIFLKQFKKSAESIIEDIYHGRSQPYGSELLHEFLKLLPEAEEVKKLKAFDGDVSKLSQADSFMYLLIQVPNYALRIEAMVLEREFSPSCASLQNDMKIIRRATKELMTCEELHSILHLVLQAGNIMNAGGYAGNAVGFKLSSLLKLADTKANKPGMSLLHFVALEAQKKDAALLNFSEKIRSVHDAARLSIDNVEAELHSLSVKTRSVKDSLRRDPKLFHQMESFLQFAVRHLKELEHQKRELQKEGNALIDFFCEDKETMKLDECFQIFRDFCVRFNTAVKENREREIQELHSLQRRKELEEKRRSWAAGELGSFGRSSSENDVEMLAKNGLGEFLPFLQQRPQSPLYRNTNSRRSRLSLGMTADRELQSFLEISKDEDPNKFNSLPRANTRQARPNVAWTESKETRDLNLNTLHLHQQSEMEVKNGGSGQVSPAQPSHLSGSAGPGAHYSQRSTDYNVHTSNVSCEESTDINALALAIEEHELVKGLCKFDIQGAKRAENAPLTYLEDAGGTDLETLDDLSFHSLSTADDELPPASRSSREARNHQAKAVGCKNEALEPSSSSPMSMDTSVSGSREDGPVCYMSDTTTDCSLTLDSEEGNDFKSAGNEIRSEAGKACSSGSDAQHKARSFFSNLNSTCDKELPLSASANDKDDADSEHTPPKEKPIKNKDLAGPKTNSLKDRSQSSTKPSGTRPSHTAPSRPVRTLNASENESMRKVVPISRSNRAPSSVKKPEPKPALRESSTVESRLSHRSSVRGTTDTLPRSPYRHSMSVEEPKLRRGTVTSSSAHFERDRVALKKPSSKPIRSNVKSKTDETKMCRSSVKPQTPAEDTKVATVSIPKAPPAVPNFARNTVASSSKRAKVDLSSSSRPPPITRSVSQRLPKVKPAATSDDPNPKENSVSTLKRASSARVVGRSILQGEAVSTKAEPAPKEQGTVEKASLKLKDANRTTIGKILKPLLK